A part of Streptomyces sp. NBC_01497 genomic DNA contains:
- a CDS encoding phytoene desaturase family protein: MTDAVVIGAGPNGLVAANLLVDAGWSVEVIEARDEPGGAVRSDRGVSPDYVSDVFSAFYPLAAASPVIAALELEREGLRWSHAPHVLAHPLRDGRCAVLDRDRRVTAGSLEAFEPGDGDAWLRLCDLWDALEDDLLAALFTPFPPVRAGVRLTARLRSAGGLRLLRRLLLPTRRFGEEEFAGEGGRLLLAGNALHADLAPEAAGSGGFGWLMAMLGQTYGFPVPAGGSSHLVGALVRRFVRRGGVLRCGEPVREVVVRGGRAVGVRTAGGDAVRAGAVLADVSAPDLYLGLLDRAHVPSGILADLRRFQWDFATFKVDWALDAPVPWSAPGAVGAGTVHLAEGVDELTRFAAQIAMRQVPDRPFALMGQMSTADPARSPRGTESAWAYTHVPHHITGDAGQAGLTGTWDEAEGNAMADRVEEQVERYAPGFRDRVGARRVLTPDTLQGLDPNLHGGAINGGTTNLHQQLVFRPVPGSGRPETPVPGLYLASASAHPGGGVHGAPGANAARAALRAGTVARRVLSGAQRRLGSRSRGPH; this comes from the coding sequence ATGACGGACGCCGTGGTCATCGGTGCGGGCCCCAACGGGCTGGTGGCGGCCAACCTGCTGGTGGACGCCGGGTGGAGCGTGGAAGTGATCGAGGCCCGGGACGAGCCGGGTGGTGCCGTCCGCAGCGACCGGGGAGTCAGCCCCGACTACGTCAGCGACGTGTTCAGCGCCTTCTATCCGCTGGCCGCCGCGTCGCCCGTGATCGCCGCGCTCGAACTGGAACGGGAAGGGCTGCGCTGGAGCCACGCGCCCCACGTCCTGGCGCATCCGCTGCGGGACGGCCGTTGCGCCGTGCTCGACCGCGACCGCCGGGTGACGGCCGGGAGCCTGGAGGCCTTCGAGCCGGGCGACGGTGATGCCTGGCTGCGCCTGTGCGACCTCTGGGACGCCCTGGAGGACGATCTGCTGGCCGCACTGTTCACACCGTTCCCGCCCGTACGGGCGGGGGTGCGTCTCACGGCGCGGCTGCGCTCCGCCGGTGGGCTGCGCCTGCTCCGGCGGTTGCTGCTGCCGACCCGGCGCTTCGGCGAGGAGGAGTTCGCCGGGGAGGGCGGGCGGCTGCTGCTCGCGGGCAACGCCCTGCACGCGGACCTGGCGCCCGAGGCCGCCGGAAGCGGCGGGTTCGGCTGGCTCATGGCCATGCTGGGCCAGACGTACGGCTTCCCGGTGCCGGCGGGCGGCTCCAGCCACCTCGTGGGCGCGCTGGTGCGCCGGTTCGTCCGGCGCGGCGGCGTCCTGCGCTGCGGCGAGCCCGTCCGCGAGGTCGTCGTGCGCGGCGGCCGGGCGGTGGGCGTGCGGACCGCGGGTGGCGACGCCGTGCGGGCCGGCGCGGTCCTGGCGGACGTGAGCGCCCCCGACCTCTACCTGGGTCTCCTCGACCGGGCGCACGTCCCCTCGGGCATCCTGGCGGACCTGCGCCGGTTCCAGTGGGACTTCGCCACCTTCAAGGTCGACTGGGCCCTCGACGCGCCGGTGCCGTGGAGCGCGCCCGGGGCCGTGGGGGCGGGCACCGTCCACCTGGCCGAAGGAGTGGACGAACTGACACGCTTCGCCGCCCAGATAGCCATGAGGCAGGTGCCGGACCGTCCGTTCGCCCTGATGGGACAGATGTCGACGGCCGATCCGGCGCGTTCTCCCCGCGGTACGGAGTCGGCGTGGGCCTACACCCATGTACCGCACCACATCACGGGCGACGCCGGGCAGGCGGGCCTGACGGGTACGTGGGACGAGGCCGAGGGCAACGCCATGGCTGACCGGGTGGAGGAACAGGTCGAGCGTTACGCGCCCGGCTTCCGCGACCGCGTCGGGGCGCGACGGGTCCTCACACCGGACACCCTGCAGGGGCTCGATCCGAACCTGCACGGCGGTGCGATCAACGGCGGCACCACCAACCTGCACCAGCAGTTGGTGTTCCGGCCCGTGCCTGGTTCCGGCCGCCCCGAGACCCCCGTACCGGGCCTGTACCTTGCCTCCGCGTCGGCGCATCCGGGCGGCGGGGTGCACGGGGCGCCGGGCGCGAACGCCGCCCGGGCCGCCCTGCGCGCGGGGACGGTGGCGCGGCGCGTGCTGTCGGGCGCCCAGCGCCGGCTGGGGAGCCGCAGCCGGGGCCCGCACTGA
- a CDS encoding twin-arginine translocation signal domain-containing protein, which yields MEALTRRHFIGGLAVAGAAVAISAAAGPAQAAPSKAAPEAASDIETWQLIGKDVFTGDAEGTRGQGVATDGSHWYFSSSNGLEITDMKYNTVLTTSPAIPAELANPSQLSSKGLNHIGDVDYADGHLYIPLDSSMSDPGSPHEYPYEYNTPVFALYKAGDLTFTGRATALDAHGVHDIASWVAVDAEKGLAYGMAYADATQIAVYRLSDFTFKKYIPISQPINEAQGGKVHQGWIYFSCNDAEQTIARANLKTGEVQVLFHLTVPYPQEVEGLAFLETGDGLTLNILNREQPDPNGPSNVTFYHYLLQTPGKPVLKGTPEVGSYLTANHGKWTPAPKFSYQWLLNGTPVAHATGHRFDLLSTYLGDKVAVEVTGTWADGTSTTVESASVKVRRDSGRASGHKGRTTSRR from the coding sequence ATGGAAGCGTTGACGAGAAGGCATTTCATCGGCGGACTCGCCGTGGCCGGGGCGGCCGTGGCGATATCCGCGGCAGCGGGACCCGCGCAAGCAGCACCTTCGAAAGCGGCGCCCGAGGCCGCATCGGATATCGAGACGTGGCAGTTGATCGGCAAGGACGTGTTCACCGGCGACGCCGAGGGTACGCGCGGCCAGGGCGTTGCCACCGACGGCAGTCACTGGTACTTCTCCAGCAGCAACGGGCTGGAGATCACCGACATGAAGTACAACACCGTCCTTACGACCTCACCGGCGATTCCGGCCGAACTGGCCAACCCGTCGCAGCTTTCCTCCAAAGGCCTGAACCACATCGGTGATGTGGACTACGCCGACGGCCATCTCTACATTCCTCTCGACAGCAGCATGTCCGACCCGGGCAGCCCCCACGAGTACCCCTACGAATACAACACCCCGGTGTTCGCCCTCTACAAGGCCGGCGATCTGACCTTCACCGGCCGCGCCACCGCCCTGGACGCGCACGGCGTGCACGACATCGCAAGCTGGGTGGCCGTCGATGCCGAGAAGGGTCTCGCCTACGGCATGGCCTATGCGGACGCGACCCAGATCGCCGTCTACCGCCTGTCCGACTTCACCTTCAAGAAGTACATCCCCATCTCGCAGCCGATCAACGAAGCCCAGGGCGGCAAAGTCCACCAGGGCTGGATCTACTTCTCCTGCAACGACGCGGAGCAGACCATTGCCCGCGCCAACCTGAAGACCGGCGAAGTCCAGGTGCTCTTCCATCTCACGGTCCCTTACCCCCAAGAGGTCGAGGGGCTGGCGTTCCTGGAGACAGGAGACGGTCTGACCCTCAATATCCTCAACCGGGAGCAGCCGGATCCGAACGGCCCGAGCAACGTCACCTTCTACCACTATCTGCTGCAGACGCCGGGCAAGCCGGTGCTCAAGGGCACGCCCGAGGTCGGCAGCTACCTGACGGCGAACCACGGCAAGTGGACCCCGGCTCCGAAGTTCAGCTACCAGTGGCTCCTGAACGGTACGCCGGTGGCGCACGCCACCGGGCACCGGTTCGACCTCCTCAGCACGTACCTCGGGGACAAGGTGGCCGTCGAGGTGACCGGGACGTGGGCCGACGGGACGTCGACGACCGTCGAGTCCGCGTCGGTGAAGGTCCGGCGCGACTCCGGGCGCGCGAGTGGGCACAAGGGAAGGACGACGTCGCGTCGGTGA
- a CDS encoding hydantoinase/oxoprolinase family protein yields the protein MSERPPSYRVATDTGGTFTDFVVFDESAGTYRIMKVPSSPHHPEQALLDGLTTLASQGVPPERISVFTHGTTVGTNALLEERGARVGLAVTRGFRGVYEAMEQSRPFGPSVFDLGYTKPVLLAAESDTVEVAERIAASGAVVEPVDEESVAEAVLRFRKSGVESVAVCLLFSFMNDEHERLLAGALREADPTLWVTTSSELLPQMREYVRLSTTVINAYVSPVVGRYVGRLSTELERLGVAPRRRFTMQSNGGSVPFDRTPDRGVATILSGPAGGVTASVAIGRAVGIEDLITFDMGGTSCDVSLVQGGEPAVSDQNTVEGRHIAVPMLDINTVSAGGGTVATVDRHGSLHVGPRSAGAVPGPAAYGKGGQAATVTDANVVLGYLNPVSLLDGELAVDSAAADRVVAEVAAALGVDTVRAADGIVRIVNVKMGQAIRSISTERGFDLRDFTLIAFGGAGPLHASQIALDLGIPRVLVPPAPGATSALGLLMSDVKHDLVRSRLTDIAELDVQDANALFEQMQAAAAKQLSQEGFEEGSTAFRFFLDMRYSGQGYENPVPVRALPMTSEDLARYRRDFDAIHEQCHGHAAPDQSVEIVNYRVQAVGLVPPVSLPTVPAADGPLSAAVVGSRPAYFPDTAGGDTGAYVQTPVYARAKLGAGHRITGPAIVEQYDSTVVVFPGQQAEADGYGNLSITRARPAQERSHR from the coding sequence ATGTCCGAGCGCCCACCGTCCTACCGCGTCGCCACTGACACCGGCGGCACGTTCACCGACTTCGTCGTGTTCGACGAGTCCGCCGGGACGTACCGGATCATGAAGGTCCCTTCCAGCCCCCACCACCCCGAACAGGCCCTTCTCGACGGGCTGACGACCCTGGCGTCCCAAGGTGTGCCGCCCGAGCGCATCTCGGTCTTCACCCACGGCACCACCGTCGGCACCAACGCCCTCCTCGAAGAGCGGGGCGCCCGGGTGGGCCTCGCCGTCACCAGGGGCTTCCGCGGCGTCTACGAGGCGATGGAGCAGAGCCGCCCCTTCGGCCCGTCGGTCTTCGACCTCGGCTACACCAAGCCCGTGCTCCTGGCCGCGGAGAGCGACACCGTCGAGGTGGCGGAACGCATCGCCGCGTCCGGCGCCGTGGTGGAGCCGGTCGACGAGGAGTCGGTGGCCGAGGCGGTACTCCGCTTCCGCAAGAGTGGCGTCGAGTCGGTCGCCGTATGCCTGCTGTTCTCCTTTATGAACGACGAGCACGAGCGACTCCTGGCAGGCGCGCTGCGCGAGGCCGACCCCACGCTCTGGGTGACGACCTCCAGTGAACTGCTGCCGCAGATGCGGGAGTACGTACGGCTCAGTACCACCGTGATCAACGCCTATGTCTCCCCGGTCGTGGGCCGGTACGTCGGCCGGCTGTCGACCGAGCTGGAACGGCTGGGCGTCGCCCCCCGCCGCAGGTTCACCATGCAGAGCAACGGCGGCTCCGTACCCTTCGACCGCACCCCAGACCGGGGGGTCGCGACCATCCTGTCGGGGCCGGCTGGCGGTGTGACCGCGTCGGTGGCGATCGGACGCGCGGTGGGGATCGAGGACCTCATCACCTTCGACATGGGCGGGACCAGCTGCGACGTCTCCCTCGTGCAGGGCGGCGAGCCGGCGGTCTCCGACCAGAACACCGTGGAAGGCCGGCACATCGCCGTACCCATGCTCGACATCAACACGGTCAGCGCGGGCGGCGGCACCGTCGCCACCGTCGACCGGCACGGCTCTCTCCACGTCGGTCCACGCAGCGCGGGAGCCGTACCGGGGCCCGCCGCGTACGGCAAGGGCGGTCAGGCGGCGACCGTCACGGACGCGAACGTGGTGCTCGGCTACCTCAATCCCGTGTCGCTGCTGGACGGCGAGCTCGCGGTGGACTCGGCCGCGGCGGACCGCGTCGTCGCCGAGGTCGCCGCCGCGCTCGGCGTCGACACGGTGCGGGCCGCCGACGGCATCGTACGTATCGTCAACGTCAAGATGGGACAGGCGATCCGCTCCATCTCCACCGAACGGGGCTTCGATCTGCGGGACTTCACCCTGATCGCGTTCGGCGGCGCGGGGCCTCTGCACGCCAGCCAGATCGCCCTCGACCTGGGTATCCCGCGCGTCCTGGTGCCTCCGGCGCCCGGCGCGACCTCGGCGCTCGGGCTGCTGATGTCGGACGTCAAGCACGACCTGGTCCGCAGCAGGCTGACCGACATCGCCGAACTCGACGTCCAGGACGCCAACGCACTCTTCGAGCAGATGCAGGCGGCGGCGGCGAAACAGCTGTCCCAGGAGGGATTCGAGGAGGGCAGCACCGCTTTCCGCTTCTTCCTCGACATGCGCTACAGCGGACAGGGCTACGAGAATCCGGTACCGGTTCGGGCGCTGCCGATGACCTCCGAGGACCTCGCCCGCTACCGCCGGGACTTCGACGCCATCCACGAGCAGTGTCACGGGCACGCGGCCCCCGACCAGTCCGTCGAGATCGTCAACTACCGGGTGCAGGCCGTCGGTCTCGTACCGCCGGTGTCGCTTCCCACCGTTCCCGCGGCCGACGGACCCCTCTCCGCCGCCGTGGTGGGCTCGCGCCCCGCGTACTTCCCGGACACGGCGGGCGGCGACACGGGAGCGTACGTGCAGACCCCGGTGTACGCCCGGGCGAAGCTCGGTGCCGGTCACCGCATCACCGGGCCCGCCATCGTCGAGCAGTACGACTCCACCGTCGTCGTCTTCCCCGGCCAGCAGGCGGAGGCCGACGGCTACGGCAACCTATCGATCACCCGCGCCCGCCCGGCGCAAGAGAGGTCACACAGGTGA
- a CDS encoding SDR family oxidoreductase, which produces MSAAPCGPLTGRVAVVTGAARGVGAALAQELSRRGALVALIGHEPRELARQTGALPGPGAWWEADVTDDSAMERTAAAVRERLGPASVVVANAGLAEGGPFAESSPATWRRVVEVNLVGSAVTARVFLPDLLATRGYHLQIASLASIGAAPLMSAYCASKAGAESFAHAFQAETAPHGIAVGIAYLNWTDTDMIRDLDRHAVLRELRGHMPRAARRVYTAADVAARLADAAERRSRAVYVPRWLRAAQVARAALPAVVTRVSRRELPRLADRTPFEATGLLGAGGSGDPAGRDR; this is translated from the coding sequence ATGTCAGCTGCACCGTGCGGACCTCTGACAGGGCGGGTCGCCGTCGTCACCGGAGCGGCGCGCGGCGTCGGCGCGGCCCTGGCCCAGGAGCTCTCCCGGCGCGGCGCCCTCGTCGCGCTGATCGGCCACGAGCCGCGGGAGCTGGCCCGGCAGACCGGGGCGCTGCCGGGCCCCGGTGCCTGGTGGGAGGCCGACGTCACGGACGACTCGGCGATGGAGCGCACCGCGGCGGCGGTCCGGGAGCGCCTCGGGCCGGCCTCCGTCGTGGTCGCCAACGCGGGGCTGGCGGAGGGCGGACCCTTCGCGGAGTCCTCCCCCGCCACCTGGCGCCGGGTGGTCGAGGTGAACCTCGTGGGCAGCGCGGTCACCGCCCGCGTCTTCCTGCCGGACCTGCTCGCGACTCGCGGATACCATCTGCAGATCGCCTCGCTCGCGTCCATCGGGGCGGCGCCGCTGATGAGCGCCTACTGCGCCTCGAAGGCCGGCGCGGAGTCGTTCGCTCACGCCTTCCAGGCGGAGACGGCGCCGCATGGGATCGCGGTGGGCATCGCGTATCTCAACTGGACCGACACGGACATGATCCGCGACCTGGACCGCCACGCCGTACTGCGGGAACTGCGGGGCCACATGCCCCGGGCGGCCCGCAGGGTCTACACCGCGGCCGATGTGGCGGCCCGGCTGGCCGACGCGGCGGAACGGCGCTCCCGCGCCGTCTACGTGCCCCGCTGGCTGCGCGCCGCCCAGGTGGCGAGGGCCGCCCTGCCGGCGGTGGTCACCCGCGTCTCCCGCCGTGAACTCCCCCGGCTCGCCGACCGGACCCCCTTCGAGGCGACCGGCCTGCTGGGGGCGGGCGGCTCGGGCGACCCCGCGGGGCGGGACCGCTGA
- a CDS encoding Dps family protein: protein MAQRPTPRYTVPGLTVDQAGTIIGSLQTRLYALNDLHLTLKHIHWNVVGPHFIAVHEMLDPQVDSVRGMADDVGERIAALGGVAQGTPGTLVKERTWEDYSVGRADAIAHLGALDLVYTGILEDLRKAIAGIGPLDTATEDLLIGQLRGLEQFQWFVRAHLETTAGTLSTAGARTETAAAHQAG from the coding sequence GTGGCGCAGCGTCCCACTCCCCGCTACACCGTTCCCGGCCTCACCGTCGATCAGGCGGGCACGATCATCGGCAGCCTGCAGACCCGCCTGTACGCCCTGAACGACCTCCACCTCACGCTCAAGCACATCCACTGGAACGTCGTGGGGCCGCACTTCATCGCCGTGCACGAAATGCTCGACCCGCAGGTAGACAGCGTGCGTGGCATGGCCGACGACGTCGGCGAACGGATCGCCGCCCTCGGCGGCGTCGCCCAGGGCACGCCCGGCACCCTCGTCAAGGAACGCACGTGGGAGGACTACAGCGTCGGCCGCGCCGACGCCATCGCCCACCTCGGTGCCCTCGACCTCGTCTACACCGGCATCCTCGAAGACCTCAGGAAGGCCATCGCGGGGATCGGCCCTCTCGACACCGCCACCGAAGACCTCCTGATCGGTCAGCTCCGCGGCCTCGAACAGTTCCAGTGGTTCGTCCGGGCCCACCTCGAAACCACCGCGGGCACCCTGAGCACGGCGGGAGCCCGGACCGAGACGGCCGCCGCACACCAGGCGGGCTGA
- a CDS encoding hydantoinase B/oxoprolinase family protein, producing MSEQAAARRRTGEAAPAETDAITVEVIRQSLIGVVQEMQNSLFCTGYSTIIRESKDASCAIADLSGRVVAQYTVLPLHLGAFPETIENILRAYPLEEMRDGDAFLVNHPYFGGSPHATDMAVVAPVVIDGEVFGFSGSIAHKSDIGGLVPGTNSSQAREIYHEGLMVPPVRYYRDFAPSAEIETLLSANSRTPHLVLGDLHGQVGATHLAADRVRALCAKYGRETVHIASGRLLDLTERQIRAAVAKWPDGTYSGERRMHSEGMADGRPVAIRVTVTVEGDRIDFDFTGSDDQMTGPYNIRPPLVRAVCSYALKSLVDPELPSNSGFTQAVSASFRRGSLLDPLPPAPVNTYMPVAVATAEALFDALGKALPGGRIAESSSGTNGTFSYRVAGQTSPKVQYELPAGAMGARWNKDGVSASKVHVANGSLTPIEVLETEFPVRLQRFELVTDSGGPGRYRGGLGYLREYRVLGPARFTTRNGRELTPPAGKDGGLPGRPSTLTLNPGTEREAAITVESGSVTLQSGDVVRVAQAGGGGYGDPHDRPAEQVLRDVQEGYVSAESARTHYGVAVLRTASGEWEIDGTERDRLRGTGR from the coding sequence GTGAGCGAGCAGGCCGCGGCGCGACGCCGCACCGGGGAAGCCGCCCCGGCGGAAACAGACGCGATCACCGTCGAGGTGATCCGGCAGAGCCTCATCGGCGTGGTGCAGGAGATGCAGAACTCGCTGTTCTGCACGGGCTACTCGACGATCATCCGCGAGTCGAAGGACGCGAGTTGCGCGATCGCCGACCTGAGCGGCCGGGTCGTCGCGCAGTACACCGTCCTGCCCCTGCACCTCGGCGCGTTCCCGGAGACCATCGAGAACATCCTCCGCGCCTATCCGCTTGAGGAGATGCGTGACGGTGACGCCTTCCTCGTCAACCACCCGTACTTCGGGGGCAGTCCGCATGCAACCGACATGGCGGTGGTGGCACCGGTCGTCATCGACGGCGAGGTCTTCGGCTTCAGCGGCAGCATCGCCCACAAGTCGGACATCGGGGGTCTCGTACCGGGCACCAACTCCAGCCAGGCCAGGGAGATCTACCACGAGGGCCTGATGGTCCCCCCGGTCCGCTACTACCGCGACTTCGCCCCCTCGGCCGAGATCGAGACGCTCCTGAGTGCCAACAGCCGCACCCCCCACCTGGTGCTCGGCGACCTGCACGGACAGGTCGGGGCGACGCACCTGGCGGCCGACCGGGTGCGCGCGCTGTGCGCCAAGTACGGACGGGAGACGGTGCACATCGCCTCCGGCCGTCTGCTGGACCTCACGGAACGGCAGATCAGGGCGGCCGTCGCGAAGTGGCCGGACGGCACCTACAGCGGCGAGCGCCGCATGCACTCCGAGGGGATGGCCGACGGCCGTCCGGTGGCCATCCGCGTCACCGTGACCGTCGAGGGCGACCGGATCGACTTCGACTTCACCGGCTCCGACGACCAGATGACGGGCCCCTACAACATCCGGCCGCCGTTGGTCCGCGCGGTGTGCTCCTACGCCCTGAAGAGTCTCGTCGACCCGGAGCTGCCGTCCAACTCGGGTTTCACCCAGGCCGTTTCTGCCTCCTTTCGCCGGGGTTCGCTTCTCGACCCGCTGCCGCCGGCTCCGGTCAACACCTACATGCCGGTCGCCGTCGCCACCGCGGAGGCCCTCTTCGACGCGCTCGGCAAGGCCCTCCCCGGGGGCCGGATCGCCGAGAGCAGCAGCGGCACCAACGGGACCTTCTCGTACCGGGTGGCGGGCCAGACCTCGCCGAAGGTTCAGTACGAACTGCCCGCGGGTGCCATGGGTGCCCGCTGGAACAAGGACGGCGTGTCCGCGTCCAAGGTGCATGTCGCCAACGGCAGCCTCACCCCCATCGAAGTACTGGAGACGGAGTTCCCTGTCCGGCTCCAGCGCTTCGAGCTGGTCACCGACTCCGGTGGCCCCGGGCGTTACCGGGGAGGCCTCGGCTACCTGCGCGAGTACCGCGTGCTGGGGCCCGCCCGCTTCACCACCCGCAACGGCCGCGAACTCACCCCGCCGGCGGGCAAGGACGGCGGCCTGCCCGGCCGCCCCTCCACACTCACGCTCAACCCGGGCACCGAGCGCGAGGCGGCGATCACCGTGGAGAGCGGAAGTGTGACTCTCCAGTCCGGTGACGTCGTGCGGGTGGCCCAGGCCGGCGGCGGCGGTTACGGCGACCCGCACGACCGGCCCGCCGAGCAGGTGCTGCGCGATGTCCAGGAGGGGTACGTGTCGGCCGAGTCCGCGCGGACGCACTACGGCGTCGCGGTCCTGCGGACGGCGAGCGGCGAGTGGGAGATCGACGGCACGGAGAGGGACCGGCTCAGGGGCACGGGGCGCTGA
- a CDS encoding Rieske 2Fe-2S domain-containing protein: protein MPTTPSTKASETTQTQGGPGQDGRLAGLFAASVRALDALGEWDALDPVIRPVRGAVRALPLGRGRDVLRGRHLGHPLHPVLVQLPMGAWLSAAVLDAVPGSSRQSRLLVGVGVLAALPAAWAGWTDWAEQHEQQLRTGLVHAVGNGTAIALYAGSWVARGRGRTGWGRVLAYGGLGVVGVAGAIGGHLAYRQAAGANKSEPVPHLVDPGWHELAPLTHLPTGEAVRRELGEVPLLVFRHPDGRVDVLADRCSHLSGPLSQGEVRDGCVECPWHGSRFRLSDGWNVAGPATAPQPSFSSRTREDGMVEVRLPGAG from the coding sequence TTGCCGACGACACCGTCCACGAAAGCCTCCGAGACGACGCAGACCCAGGGGGGTCCCGGGCAGGACGGGCGCCTTGCGGGCTTGTTCGCGGCGTCCGTACGGGCGCTGGACGCCCTGGGGGAGTGGGACGCTCTCGACCCGGTCATCCGCCCCGTCCGCGGCGCTGTGCGCGCGCTGCCGCTGGGCCGGGGCCGTGACGTACTGCGCGGACGCCACCTCGGGCACCCGCTGCATCCGGTACTGGTCCAGCTGCCCATGGGGGCGTGGCTGTCCGCGGCCGTCCTGGACGCCGTCCCGGGCAGCTCGCGCCAGAGCCGCCTGCTCGTGGGGGTGGGCGTCCTGGCGGCGCTGCCCGCGGCGTGGGCGGGCTGGACCGACTGGGCCGAGCAGCACGAACAGCAGCTGCGCACCGGACTCGTGCACGCCGTCGGCAACGGGACGGCCATCGCCCTGTACGCCGGATCCTGGGTGGCCCGGGGCCGCGGCCGTACGGGCTGGGGCCGGGTCCTCGCGTACGGGGGCCTGGGGGTGGTGGGGGTGGCTGGAGCGATCGGCGGGCACCTCGCGTACCGGCAGGCGGCCGGAGCCAACAAGAGCGAGCCCGTCCCGCACCTGGTCGACCCCGGCTGGCACGAACTGGCTCCGCTGACGCACCTGCCCACGGGCGAAGCAGTGCGGCGCGAGCTGGGGGAGGTGCCGCTGCTGGTGTTCCGTCATCCGGACGGCCGGGTCGACGTCCTGGCCGACCGCTGCAGCCACCTGTCCGGTCCGCTGTCGCAGGGCGAGGTCCGGGACGGCTGCGTGGAGTGTCCCTGGCACGGCAGCCGCTTCCGCCTCTCGGACGGCTGGAACGTGGCCGGTCCCGCGACGGCTCCTCAGCCCTCGTTCTCGTCCCGGACACGGGAGGACGGCATGGTGGAGGTGCGTCTGCCGGGCGCCGGCTGA
- a CDS encoding SRPBCC family protein, giving the protein MALRHHYIDRGPEALWSVLRDPSRFGEWVVGTASSDPAHGDWPEVGSSLRYRVRLGPKEFEGSTVVRRYEPPGVLELEAHAGPLGTARIAFDIRAWGEGTLVILDEHPLLGIGGRAHNGLVDRFIQLRHRHMLSRLGRAAESEPRPERHGADV; this is encoded by the coding sequence ATGGCACTGCGCCATCACTACATCGACCGGGGCCCCGAGGCCCTGTGGTCCGTACTGCGAGACCCGTCCCGCTTCGGTGAGTGGGTCGTCGGCACCGCGTCGTCGGACCCGGCGCACGGCGACTGGCCGGAGGTCGGCTCGTCGCTTCGCTACCGTGTCCGGCTCGGTCCCAAGGAGTTCGAGGGCAGCACGGTCGTACGCCGCTACGAACCGCCCGGTGTACTCGAACTGGAGGCGCACGCAGGCCCGTTGGGTACGGCGCGGATCGCCTTCGACATCCGTGCCTGGGGCGAGGGAACTCTGGTGATCCTCGACGAGCACCCGCTCCTCGGCATCGGCGGACGGGCGCACAACGGTCTGGTGGACCGGTTCATCCAGCTCAGGCACCGCCATATGCTCAGCCGGCTCGGGCGCGCCGCGGAGTCGGAGCCGCGGCCGGAGCGCCACGGGGCCGATGTCTGA
- a CDS encoding zinc-dependent alcohol dehydrogenase, translating to MRALTWHGKRDVRVDTVPDPGIVEPTDIIVRITSTGLCGSDLHLYEVLGPYLDPGDILGHEPMGVVEEVGDQVTALSVGDRVVVPFNVSCGTCWMCGQGLHSQCETTQVHAYGTGAALFGYTKLYGQVPGAQAEFLRVPFADTLPVKVPHGPPDDRFVYLSDVLPTAWQAVEYAAIPPGGSVTVLGLGPIGDMAARVALHRGAEVVIGVDFVPERLARARARGVHTLDAGELGDGLIDEIRRLTHGRGTDAVIDAVGMEAHGNRALKGAQGLVGRLPESMGRKVMEKAGMDSMTAFNTAVDAVRRGGTVSLSGVYGGAVDPLPMLTLFDKQIQLRMGQANVRRWVGDILPLLVDADPLGVDSFATHRLPLEKGPEAYATFQAKRDGMVKTLLSP from the coding sequence ATGAGAGCCCTGACCTGGCACGGCAAGCGTGATGTCCGCGTCGACACCGTTCCCGACCCCGGGATCGTCGAACCGACCGACATCATCGTCAGGATCACCTCGACCGGCCTCTGCGGTTCCGATCTGCACCTGTACGAGGTGCTCGGGCCCTACCTCGATCCGGGGGACATCCTCGGCCACGAGCCGATGGGCGTGGTCGAGGAAGTGGGGGACCAGGTCACCGCGCTGTCCGTGGGGGACCGGGTCGTCGTGCCGTTCAACGTGTCCTGCGGCACCTGCTGGATGTGCGGGCAGGGCCTCCACTCCCAGTGCGAGACGACACAGGTGCACGCCTACGGCACCGGAGCCGCGCTCTTCGGCTACACGAAGCTCTACGGCCAAGTACCGGGCGCACAGGCTGAGTTCCTTCGAGTGCCGTTCGCCGACACACTCCCCGTCAAAGTGCCGCACGGTCCGCCGGACGACCGCTTCGTCTACCTCTCCGACGTGCTGCCCACCGCGTGGCAGGCGGTCGAGTACGCGGCCATCCCGCCGGGCGGCAGTGTCACCGTCCTGGGGCTCGGTCCGATCGGGGACATGGCGGCCCGTGTCGCCCTGCACCGGGGCGCGGAAGTGGTCATCGGCGTGGACTTCGTGCCGGAACGGCTGGCGAGGGCGCGGGCCCGGGGCGTGCACACTCTCGACGCCGGGGAACTGGGTGACGGGCTGATCGACGAGATCCGGCGGCTGACACACGGCCGGGGCACGGACGCGGTGATCGACGCAGTCGGCATGGAAGCCCACGGGAACCGCGCACTGAAGGGCGCGCAGGGCCTCGTCGGCCGACTGCCCGAGTCCATGGGGCGCAAGGTGATGGAGAAGGCGGGCATGGACAGCATGACGGCCTTCAACACCGCTGTCGACGCCGTGCGCAGGGGCGGGACCGTGTCGCTGTCCGGGGTGTACGGGGGCGCTGTGGACCCGCTGCCGATGCTGACCCTCTTCGACAAGCAGATCCAGCTGCGCATGGGCCAGGCCAACGTCCGGCGCTGGGTCGGCGACATCCTCCCGCTGCTGGTCGACGCCGACCCACTCGGCGTCGACTCGTTCGCGACCCACCGGCTCCCACTGGAGAAGGGACCAGAGGCGTACGCGACGTTCCAGGCGAAGCGGGACGGCATGGTGAAGACCCTGCTCTCGCCCTGA